A DNA window from Doryrhamphus excisus isolate RoL2022-K1 chromosome 2, RoL_Dexc_1.0, whole genome shotgun sequence contains the following coding sequences:
- the LOC131102859 gene encoding glutamine synthetase-like isoform X1, which yields MTTAASSHLNKTVRQQYMILPQGGKCQVTYIWIDFNGQDLHSKTRTLETEPKSADEIPEWSFCEICRLQQDQPFYREMFLIPVRMFRDPFTLDPNKLVLCEVLKSNRLPSEANQRMSCKKVMDLVKEHQIWFGMEQEYTLLGMDGHPFGWPQWGFPAPQGPYHCGVGADKAVGRDIVDCHYKACLYAGIRLYGANAEAMQSQWEFQVGPCEGIEMGDQLWVARFLLHRVCEDFGVLATLDPKPMKGNWNGAGGHINVSTKQMREEGGLRYIEQAIEKLSKRHMEHIKVYDPNGGQDNMRRLTGHHETANINEFTAGVADRFASIRIPLQVSYDKKGYFEDRRPAANCDPYLVTKAIASTCLIDDEEAGKGS from the exons ATGACTACAGCTGCCAGCTCCCACTTGAACAAGACTGTACGCCAGCAGTACATGATCCTTCCGCAGGGGGGTAAATGTCAGGTGACTTACATCTGGATCGACTTTAATGGACAGGACCTGCACAGCAAAACCCGGACCCTGGAAACTGAACCAAAAAGTGCTGACG AAATTCCTGAATGGAGCTTTTGTGAGATATGCAGACTGCAGCAGGACCAACCCTTCTACAGAGAAATGTTCCTCATACCGGTACGCATGTTCCGAGATCCATTTACCCTTGACCCAAACAAGCTGGTTCTCTGTGAAGTTCTCAAGAGCAACCGCCTTCCTTCAG AAGCAAACCAGCGAATGAGCTGCAAGAAAGTGATGGACTTGGTCAAAGAGCACCAGATCTGGTTTGGCATGGAACAGGAATACACACTCTTGGGAATGGATGGACACCCGTTTGGTTGGCCTCAATGGGGATTCCCAGCACCACAAG GCCCCTACCACTGCGGAGTGGGAGCAGACAAAGCTGTCGGACGGGACATTGTGGATTGCCACTACAAGGCATGCCTCTACGCCGGGATCAGACTCTATGGAGCCAATGCTGAAGCGATGCAATCCCAA TGGGAGTTCCAGGTGGGTCCCTGCGAGGGTATTGAGATGGGAGATCAACTGTGGGTTGCACGCTTCCTGTTGCACCGTGTGTGTGAAGACTTTGGGGTCCTTGCCACATTAGACCCCAAACCAATGAAAGGAAACTGGAACGGTGCTGGCGGACACATAAATGTCAGCACCAAGCAGatgagagaagaaggaggactGCG ATACATCGAGCAAGCCATTGAGAAGCTGAGCAAAAGACACATGGAGCACATTAAAGTGTACGACCCAAACGGAGGTCAGGACAACATGAGACGGCTCACGGGTCATCATGAGACCGCCAACATCAACGAATTCACTGCTGGAGTTGCCGATCGGTTCGCCAGCATCCGCATTCCTCTCCAGGTGAGCTATGACAAGAAAGGCTACTTCGAGGACCGCCGCCCTGCAGCAAACTGTGATCCATACCTTGTGACCAAAGCCATAGCAAGCACCTGCCTGATTGATGATGAGGAAGCAGGCAAAGGCAGTTAG
- the LOC131102859 gene encoding glutamine synthetase-like isoform X2, giving the protein MTTAASSHLNKTVRQQYMILPQGGKCQVTYIWIDFNGQDLHSKTRTLETEPKSADEIPEWSFCEICRLQQDQPFYREMFLIPVRMFRDPFTLDPNKLVLCEVLKSNRLPSANQRMSCKKVMDLVKEHQIWFGMEQEYTLLGMDGHPFGWPQWGFPAPQGPYHCGVGADKAVGRDIVDCHYKACLYAGIRLYGANAEAMQSQWEFQVGPCEGIEMGDQLWVARFLLHRVCEDFGVLATLDPKPMKGNWNGAGGHINVSTKQMREEGGLRYIEQAIEKLSKRHMEHIKVYDPNGGQDNMRRLTGHHETANINEFTAGVADRFASIRIPLQVSYDKKGYFEDRRPAANCDPYLVTKAIASTCLIDDEEAGKGS; this is encoded by the exons ATGACTACAGCTGCCAGCTCCCACTTGAACAAGACTGTACGCCAGCAGTACATGATCCTTCCGCAGGGGGGTAAATGTCAGGTGACTTACATCTGGATCGACTTTAATGGACAGGACCTGCACAGCAAAACCCGGACCCTGGAAACTGAACCAAAAAGTGCTGACG AAATTCCTGAATGGAGCTTTTGTGAGATATGCAGACTGCAGCAGGACCAACCCTTCTACAGAGAAATGTTCCTCATACCGGTACGCATGTTCCGAGATCCATTTACCCTTGACCCAAACAAGCTGGTTCTCTGTGAAGTTCTCAAGAGCAACCGCCTTCCTTCAG CAAACCAGCGAATGAGCTGCAAGAAAGTGATGGACTTGGTCAAAGAGCACCAGATCTGGTTTGGCATGGAACAGGAATACACACTCTTGGGAATGGATGGACACCCGTTTGGTTGGCCTCAATGGGGATTCCCAGCACCACAAG GCCCCTACCACTGCGGAGTGGGAGCAGACAAAGCTGTCGGACGGGACATTGTGGATTGCCACTACAAGGCATGCCTCTACGCCGGGATCAGACTCTATGGAGCCAATGCTGAAGCGATGCAATCCCAA TGGGAGTTCCAGGTGGGTCCCTGCGAGGGTATTGAGATGGGAGATCAACTGTGGGTTGCACGCTTCCTGTTGCACCGTGTGTGTGAAGACTTTGGGGTCCTTGCCACATTAGACCCCAAACCAATGAAAGGAAACTGGAACGGTGCTGGCGGACACATAAATGTCAGCACCAAGCAGatgagagaagaaggaggactGCG ATACATCGAGCAAGCCATTGAGAAGCTGAGCAAAAGACACATGGAGCACATTAAAGTGTACGACCCAAACGGAGGTCAGGACAACATGAGACGGCTCACGGGTCATCATGAGACCGCCAACATCAACGAATTCACTGCTGGAGTTGCCGATCGGTTCGCCAGCATCCGCATTCCTCTCCAGGTGAGCTATGACAAGAAAGGCTACTTCGAGGACCGCCGCCCTGCAGCAAACTGTGATCCATACCTTGTGACCAAAGCCATAGCAAGCACCTGCCTGATTGATGATGAGGAAGCAGGCAAAGGCAGTTAG
- the LOC131102859 gene encoding glutamine synthetase-like isoform X4 produces MTTAASSHLNKTVRQQYMILPQGGKCQVTYIWIDFNGQDLHSKTRTLETEPKSADEIPEWSFCEICRLQQDQPFYREMFLIPVRMFRDPFTLDPNKLVLCEVLKSNRLPSEANQRMSCKKVMDLVKEHQIWFGMEQEYTLLGMDGHPFGWPQWGFPAPQGPYHCGVGADKAVGRDIVDCHYKACLYAGIRLYGANAEAMQSQWEFQVGPCEGIEMGDQLWVARFLLHRVCEDFGVLATLDPKPMKGNWNGAGGHINVSTKQMREEGGLRYIEQAIEKLSKRHMEHIKVYDPNGGQDNMRRLTGHHETANINEFTAGVADRFASIRIPLQNGVRILVSVI; encoded by the exons ATGACTACAGCTGCCAGCTCCCACTTGAACAAGACTGTACGCCAGCAGTACATGATCCTTCCGCAGGGGGGTAAATGTCAGGTGACTTACATCTGGATCGACTTTAATGGACAGGACCTGCACAGCAAAACCCGGACCCTGGAAACTGAACCAAAAAGTGCTGACG AAATTCCTGAATGGAGCTTTTGTGAGATATGCAGACTGCAGCAGGACCAACCCTTCTACAGAGAAATGTTCCTCATACCGGTACGCATGTTCCGAGATCCATTTACCCTTGACCCAAACAAGCTGGTTCTCTGTGAAGTTCTCAAGAGCAACCGCCTTCCTTCAG AAGCAAACCAGCGAATGAGCTGCAAGAAAGTGATGGACTTGGTCAAAGAGCACCAGATCTGGTTTGGCATGGAACAGGAATACACACTCTTGGGAATGGATGGACACCCGTTTGGTTGGCCTCAATGGGGATTCCCAGCACCACAAG GCCCCTACCACTGCGGAGTGGGAGCAGACAAAGCTGTCGGACGGGACATTGTGGATTGCCACTACAAGGCATGCCTCTACGCCGGGATCAGACTCTATGGAGCCAATGCTGAAGCGATGCAATCCCAA TGGGAGTTCCAGGTGGGTCCCTGCGAGGGTATTGAGATGGGAGATCAACTGTGGGTTGCACGCTTCCTGTTGCACCGTGTGTGTGAAGACTTTGGGGTCCTTGCCACATTAGACCCCAAACCAATGAAAGGAAACTGGAACGGTGCTGGCGGACACATAAATGTCAGCACCAAGCAGatgagagaagaaggaggactGCG ATACATCGAGCAAGCCATTGAGAAGCTGAGCAAAAGACACATGGAGCACATTAAAGTGTACGACCCAAACGGAGGTCAGGACAACATGAGACGGCTCACGGGTCATCATGAGACCGCCAACATCAACGAATTCACTGCTGGAGTTGCCGATCGGTTCGCCAGCATCCGCATTCCTCTCCAG
- the LOC131102859 gene encoding glutamine synthetase-like isoform X3 produces the protein MTTAASSHLNKTVRQQYMILPQGGKCQVTYIWIDFNGQDLHSKTRTLETEPKSADEIPEWSFCEICRLQQDQPFYREMFLIPVRMFRDPFTLDPNKLVLCEVLKSNRLPSEANQRMSCKKVMDLVKEHQIWFGMEQEYTLLGMDGHPFGWPQWGFPAPQGPYHCGVGADKAVGRDIVDCHYKACLYAGIRLYGANAEAMQSQWEFQVGPCEGIEMGDQLWVARFLLHRVCEDFGVLATLDPKPMKGNWNGAGGHINVSTKQMREEGGLRYIEQAIEKLSKRHMEHIKVYDPNGGQDNMRRLTGHHETANINEFTAGVADRFASIRIPLQIGAVLQWMMEDDSLIMVVPPANAALVPW, from the exons ATGACTACAGCTGCCAGCTCCCACTTGAACAAGACTGTACGCCAGCAGTACATGATCCTTCCGCAGGGGGGTAAATGTCAGGTGACTTACATCTGGATCGACTTTAATGGACAGGACCTGCACAGCAAAACCCGGACCCTGGAAACTGAACCAAAAAGTGCTGACG AAATTCCTGAATGGAGCTTTTGTGAGATATGCAGACTGCAGCAGGACCAACCCTTCTACAGAGAAATGTTCCTCATACCGGTACGCATGTTCCGAGATCCATTTACCCTTGACCCAAACAAGCTGGTTCTCTGTGAAGTTCTCAAGAGCAACCGCCTTCCTTCAG AAGCAAACCAGCGAATGAGCTGCAAGAAAGTGATGGACTTGGTCAAAGAGCACCAGATCTGGTTTGGCATGGAACAGGAATACACACTCTTGGGAATGGATGGACACCCGTTTGGTTGGCCTCAATGGGGATTCCCAGCACCACAAG GCCCCTACCACTGCGGAGTGGGAGCAGACAAAGCTGTCGGACGGGACATTGTGGATTGCCACTACAAGGCATGCCTCTACGCCGGGATCAGACTCTATGGAGCCAATGCTGAAGCGATGCAATCCCAA TGGGAGTTCCAGGTGGGTCCCTGCGAGGGTATTGAGATGGGAGATCAACTGTGGGTTGCACGCTTCCTGTTGCACCGTGTGTGTGAAGACTTTGGGGTCCTTGCCACATTAGACCCCAAACCAATGAAAGGAAACTGGAACGGTGCTGGCGGACACATAAATGTCAGCACCAAGCAGatgagagaagaaggaggactGCG ATACATCGAGCAAGCCATTGAGAAGCTGAGCAAAAGACACATGGAGCACATTAAAGTGTACGACCCAAACGGAGGTCAGGACAACATGAGACGGCTCACGGGTCATCATGAGACCGCCAACATCAACGAATTCACTGCTGGAGTTGCCGATCGGTTCGCCAGCATCCGCATTCCTCTCCAG